One stretch of Gopherus flavomarginatus isolate rGopFla2 chromosome 2, rGopFla2.mat.asm, whole genome shotgun sequence DNA includes these proteins:
- the ATP6V1C1 gene encoding V-type proton ATPase subunit C 1 isoform X2, whose amino-acid sequence MADVLEDSKDKVQENLLANGVDLVTYITRFQWDMAKYPIKQSLKNISEIIAKGVTQIDNDLKSRASAYNNLKGNLQNLERKNAGSLLTRSLADIVKKEDFVLDSEYLITLVVVVPKSNYNDWVKQYETLSEMVVPRSSNVLSEDQDSYLCNVTLFRKAVDDFRHKAREYKFMVRDFQYNEEEMKADKEEMNRLSTDKKKQFGPLVRWLKVNFSEAFIAWIHVKALRVFVESVLRYGLPVNFQAMLLQPNKKTMKKLREVLNDLYKHLDSSAASIIDATMDIPGLNLSQQEYYPYVYYKIDCNLLDFK is encoded by the exons ATGGCTGATGTTCTGGAAGACAGTAAAGATAAAGTTCAGGAAAATCTGTTGGCTAATGGAG TTGACTTGGTTACCTATATAACAAGGTTCCAGTGGGATATGGCCAAGTATCCAATCAAACAGTCCCTGAAGAATATTTCAGAAATAATTGCAAAG ggagtAACCCAGATTGACAATGACTTAAAATCAAGAGCATCAGCATATAACAATCTGAAAGGCAACCTTCAGAACTTGGAAAGAAAGAATGC GGGAAGCTTGCTAACTAGAAGTCTGGCTGATATCGTAAAGAAAGAGGACTTTGTACTTGATTCAGAATACTTAATTACATTGGTGGTGGTTGTACCAAA GTCAAATTACAATGACTGGGTTAAGCAATATGAAACCTTATCAGAGATGGTAGTTCCACGATCCAGCAA TGTTCTTTCTGAGGACCAGGATAGTTATCTGTGTAATGTCACCTTGTTCAGGAAGGCAGTGGATGACTTCAGACACAAAGCCAGGGAATACAA GTTTATGGTCCGTGATTTCCAGTATAATGAAGAAGAGATGAAAGCAGACAAAGAAGAAATGAACAGACTATCTACTGACAAAAAGAAACAGTTT GGACCTCTGGTTCGGTGGCTGAAAGTGAATTTCAGTGAAGCATTCATTGCATGGATTCACGTGAAGGCATTACGAGTTTTTGTTGAATCTGTTCTAAG GTATGGTTTGCCAGTTAATTTCCAGGCAATGCTCCTTCAACCCAATAAGAAAACAATGAAGAAACTGAGAGAGGTTTTGAATGATTTATACAAACACCTTGATAGCAGTGCAGCATCTATCATTGAT GCAACTATGGATATTCCAGGCTTAAACCTCAGTCAACAGGAGTACTACCCATATGTGTACTACAAGATTGATTGCAATTTGCTGGACTTCAAGTAA